The region TTCTGGAATGATACTCTGTGCACTTTGAAACTTCACCGCAGGAACATGTGGGACATACAGCCCTGCATGCGCCGCAGTCAATGCAGTTTTCAAGTTCTTTCCTGAAATATTCAAGCCTACCGTTTTCGATCGGCACGAATACTTTCGCTTTCCATTTCTGGCCAAGGCCTTCCATCACGCCTTTTATCTTGGCGCGCATCGCAACACCCTTCTCATCCGGCTTCTGCACCTGCACATATCCGGCATCAACTGCATTCTGCAAAAGCGTAGCGCCTTTTTCCGAGTTAATCTCAACAAATGTGGCTTTTCCAGCAAGGTCCCCTGTAACGCCCCAGTTACCGCATGCAATATCAGAATTATTTGGGACCTTTATAGTACAATATCGGCAGCTTTCACGCCTTCCATACCCTTTTTCTTCAAGCTCATCAATGGTAATGGCGTTTTCTTTCCCGTCTTTTGTCTCAAAAATTAATTTTCCTTTCTCGATTTCTTCGCCATGGACATCTTCCGGCTTTATCTTGTACATAACTTCAAGCATCTCACGGGTAACAACCGGATGCATCGAGCCGCCGCAGTTCAATCCTACGATGAAGGTATTATCAAGGTTAATCGCATTGCGCTTTCCCTGCTCGATTATCCCGCGTACATCACATCCTTTTGCGGGAAGTGCAACTTTTAAGTTCCTGTTCGCGATCAGCTTTGCAAAGTTGCTCGGGACTGAGTGCAATGAACCCGCTGAATTCAATACTTCATTCACATCAGAAGTGATGACAGGAACAGCCTCAAACTCATTTATTTTCTTTAATACAACAACAGCATCAACTAACTTTTTTTCAAGAGCAGCAGCCAGCATGGAAGTAACAAGACCCCCTGAGCCTCCGCGCTTTCTTACATCTTCTTTTGTTGACCATCCAACATATATCTCGCCTTTTTGCATTACGCCACCCCCTCAGGTTTTAAGGGGCTCGGCCCGAGCTTCTTTATCTGGGCAGTCACATCACGGATGAAATTTGCGAACTTTTCGCCTTCGCTTGCCGATATCCAGTTAAGCTGGAGCCTCTCTTTTTCAATACCAAGCTCATGCGCCACATTCTCAAGATATTTGTATTTTATTTTTGTTTTGTCGTTACCGTTAACATAATGGCAGTCGCCGATATGGCATCCTGTCACAAGTACCGCATCTGCGCCCTCCAGGAATGCATTGAACACATGCAGCGGGTCGATCCTGCCTGAACACATGACACGTATGATCCTTGCTGAAGCCGGCTGCTGGAATCTTCCCATCCCTGCGCTATCTGCGCCCCCGTATGAACACCAGTTGCAGCAGAAGGCCACGATTTTGGGTTCCCAGCCATCGGTTTTTGTAGTTGTGGCTGTGGAAGCTTCTGCGCTCATGCCGCTACCTCCTGGAACTTAAACACGTTCTTGACCTGGGCAAGTATCTGTTTATTCTTGAAATGGCTCTGCTCAAGCGCGCCAGTCGGGCATGCTGCCACACATGTCCCGCATCCTTTACAGAGCGCTTTTACAACATTCGCCTTTCCGGCTTTTTCATCAAACTTGATAGCCTGGAACGGGCACATTGGGATGCACACATTACAGCCCACGCACACATCGGGATTAACAACAGCAGTAATACCTTCTGTTATTGCTTTCTTGTTCTTGAGCAAAATGGTGGCGCGGCCTGCGCATGCGCTGCCCTGGGATACTGCGTATGGAATATCCTTGGGACCTGAAGCGCAGCCAGCAAGGAATACGCCATCGATAGTGGTATCAACTGGTTTTAATTTTGGATGAGCTTCCATCAAAAGGCCGTCTGCTGCTTTTGATAATTTTAATAATTGCTGTATCTGGCCTATGCCCTCATTTGGGACAATGCCGGTTGCAAGTACAAGAAGATCGAATTCAAGATTCCTCATTTCACCAGCAAGTGTATCCTCGACCCGCACCTTGATATTCTTTGTAACAGGGTCTTCTTTCACTTCCACAGGTCTTCCGCGCAGGAATTTAACACCAAGGTTTCGCGACCTGTTATATGATTCCTCGTATGCCCTGAAAGGTGTCCTGATATCGATATACATTATAGTATGATCTGTCTCCGGGCGCTTCTCCTTAAGCAGCTGCGCGTTCTTTATCGTGTACATGCAGCACACACCTGAGCAGTAAATATTCGTAGCTTTATCGCGCGAACCCACACAGTTAACGAAGCCCACGCGTATTGGCTCTTTGCAGTCCGATGGGCGCACAACGTGGCCCCCGGTTGGCCCGGCTGCATTAAGAAGCCTCTCAAATTCCATAGCAGTAATAATATTATCATATAACCCGTATCCGAAATCGTGCTTTGGCTCCGGGTCATATGTCTTGAAACCCACTGCTCCTATAATTACACCAACATTAAGGTCAGTATATGAAGTCTGCATATCATAGTTTATTGCCCCGCTCTGGCATGCTTTTGCGCATGCCTTGCAGTTGATGCAGTTCTCTTTGTCAATAAGGGCTCGAAGAGGAACAGCCTGCGGGAATGGGACGTATATCGCTTTGCGTGTGCCGAAGCCTTCATTGAAATCATAAGGAACTTCAACAGGGCATACTTCGCTGCATTTGGCGCAGCCTGTACATTTGGCGACATCGAGATACCTGGGCTTATGCTCGATCTTCACATTGAAATTACCTACATACCCATCTACTGCTTTCACTTCTGAATAGCTCATTATCTTGATATTCTTATTACGCGCGACTTCTACCATCTTGGGACCAAGGATGCATATCGAACAGTCATTCGTCGGGAATACTTTATCAAATCGAGCCATCCTTCCGCCTATTGAAGGCTCCTTCTCCACAAGATAAACCTGGAAACCCATATCAGCAAGGTCAAGGGCTGACTGCATTCCCGCAACACCCGCACCGATGACAAGAGCCTTATCAGTTACAGGTACCTCGCTTGCCTGAAGGGGTTCAAGCAGCTTGGCACGTTCAGTTCCCATGCGAATAAGATCTTTTGCTTTCTCGGTGGCTTTCTCCTTCTCCCACATGTGGATCCAGGAGCAATGATCTCTGATATTTACGAATTCAAGGAAATACTGGTTCAAACCCATCTCTTCAATACAGGCACGGAATGTCGGTTCATGCGTCTTGGGAGAACATGCTGCAACTACCACACGGTTTAGGTTGTGTTCTTTTATTTTAGACTGGATATCAGCCTGGCCTGAGTCAGAACATGTGAACTTATTAACGGATGTTACTTTTACGCCAGGCAGCGTTCCTATATATTCGGCCACTGCTTTAGTATTTACGACACCTCCGATATTTACGCCGCATTCACAAACAAATACTCCAACCCGTTTTTCTTCCTGATCAACCTTTGATTCAACAGGTTTCTCATCGCCCTTATTATCACTCATTTAACTTCACTTCCTTGAACATTAGCCGCCGATGCATTCAATCTGCGTTCATCCGCATTTATCTGCGGTTTTTTCACTGGATTTTGTCCCAGTTTCT is a window of Candidatus Methanoperedens sp. DNA encoding:
- a CDS encoding formate dehydrogenase gives rise to the protein MQKGEIYVGWSTKEDVRKRGGSGGLVTSMLAAALEKKLVDAVVVLKKINEFEAVPVITSDVNEVLNSAGSLHSVPSNFAKLIANRNLKVALPAKGCDVRGIIEQGKRNAINLDNTFIVGLNCGGSMHPVVTREMLEVMYKIKPEDVHGEEIEKGKLIFETKDGKENAITIDELEEKGYGRRESCRYCTIKVPNNSDIACGNWGVTGDLAGKATFVEINSEKGATLLQNAVDAGYVQVQKPDEKGVAMRAKIKGVMEGLGQKWKAKVFVPIENGRLEYFRKELENCIDCGACRAVCPTCSCGEVSKCTEYHSRSDAYKMSMYHLVRFLHLADACIGCGQCSDVCPVDIPLTRLYRRFANPVQEQLKYEPGMDMRKPPYFEVKLNE
- a CDS encoding hydrogenase iron-sulfur subunit — encoded protein: MSAEASTATTTKTDGWEPKIVAFCCNWCSYGGADSAGMGRFQQPASARIIRVMCSGRIDPLHVFNAFLEGADAVLVTGCHIGDCHYVNGNDKTKIKYKYLENVAHELGIEKERLQLNWISASEGEKFANFIRDVTAQIKKLGPSPLKPEGVA
- a CDS encoding CoB--CoM heterodisulfide reductase iron-sulfur subunit A family protein; the encoded protein is MSDNKGDEKPVESKVDQEEKRVGVFVCECGVNIGGVVNTKAVAEYIGTLPGVKVTSVNKFTCSDSGQADIQSKIKEHNLNRVVVAACSPKTHEPTFRACIEEMGLNQYFLEFVNIRDHCSWIHMWEKEKATEKAKDLIRMGTERAKLLEPLQASEVPVTDKALVIGAGVAGMQSALDLADMGFQVYLVEKEPSIGGRMARFDKVFPTNDCSICILGPKMVEVARNKNIKIMSYSEVKAVDGYVGNFNVKIEHKPRYLDVAKCTGCAKCSEVCPVEVPYDFNEGFGTRKAIYVPFPQAVPLRALIDKENCINCKACAKACQSGAINYDMQTSYTDLNVGVIIGAVGFKTYDPEPKHDFGYGLYDNIITAMEFERLLNAAGPTGGHVVRPSDCKEPIRVGFVNCVGSRDKATNIYCSGVCCMYTIKNAQLLKEKRPETDHTIMYIDIRTPFRAYEESYNRSRNLGVKFLRGRPVEVKEDPVTKNIKVRVEDTLAGEMRNLEFDLLVLATGIVPNEGIGQIQQLLKLSKAADGLLMEAHPKLKPVDTTIDGVFLAGCASGPKDIPYAVSQGSACAGRATILLKNKKAITEGITAVVNPDVCVGCNVCIPMCPFQAIKFDEKAGKANVVKALCKGCGTCVAACPTGALEQSHFKNKQILAQVKNVFKFQEVAA